A window from Plasmodium gaboni strain SY75 chromosome 9, whole genome shotgun sequence encodes these proteins:
- a CDS encoding putative U4/U6 snRNA-associated-splicing factor yields MCNDKKKNNSYEYKVLNNKYEKIYDDNNNDNNNNIDDDNNNIINDNNVVYGNDEYDNIDNNNNIDDLEKNNNNNNKKNIKHYLIENLQNKSLLLNNFSSVEENKLYVKNINEHITKEDFENYFSNVDGYIETRFVVDASRTCRKFAYIDFENKTKVLSFLDTLQNSNIENFKTLTLNNVDLLVSISKPKKSLYEEKIVFIKFTKCNINCDIDIKEKISEFLLKHTIDVLDIRLLGDTTNKHGYIELQNNEDVIKCVDNIKLGKIDELEFNLNYSIPIIKKKIIPDIEKIKMNKEKNKQLKEEKKKEKECCTIVVKNLHFNTRKNKLQNIFGQIGEIENIYLSKKISENNIKRNKGYAFITFKNPNDATSSLILNDIIIDGRNILISKFTNDKDGIYLHNQDIYNHNNTTNNYHYKKDRKQYLEKKRINLNKTNDNPTQNEKKNDNQTIGMTNDDFRKLFFKS; encoded by the exons ATGTGTAatgacaaaaaaaagaataacagttatgaatataaagtattgaataataaatatgaaaaaatatatgatgataataataatgacaataataataatattgatgatgataataataatattataaatgataaCAATGTTGTGTATGGAAATGATGAGTATgataatatagataataacaataatattgatgatttggaaaaaaataataataataataataaaaagaatataaaacattatttaattgaaaatttacaaaataaaagtttattattaaataatttctCTTCAgttgaagaaaataaattatatgtaaaaaatataaatgaacaTATAACCAAAGAAGATTttgaaaattatttttctaaCGTAGATGGTTATATAGAAACAAGGTTTGTTGTAGATGCATCTAGAACTTGTAGAAAATTTGCCTATATTGATTTTGAGAATAAAACAAAAgttttatcatttttagATACACTTCAAAATAGTAATATCGAAAACTTTAAAACATTAACATTAAATAATGTGGATCTTCTTGTATCAATATCAAAACCCAAGAAATCTctatatgaagaaaaaattgTGTTTATTAAATTCACAAAGTGTAATATTAACTGTgatatagatataaaagaaaaaatttcTGAATTTTTATTGAAACACACAATTGATGTTCTGGATATACGGCTCCTGGGAGACACTACAAAcaa ACATGGATATATTGaattacaaaataatgaagatgTCATAAAATGtgttgataatattaaacTAGGTAAAATAGACGAACTGgaatttaatttaaattattcaatacctataattaaaaaaaaaattattcctgatattgaaaaaataaagatgaataaagaaaaaaataaacagcttaaagaagaaaagaaaaaagaaaaagaatgTTGTACTATTGTAgtaaaaaatttacatttcaatacaagaaaaaataaacttcaaaatatatttggACAAATAGGTgaaattgaaaatatttatttaagtaaaaaaatatcagaaaataatataaaaagaaataaagGTTATGCatttataacatttaaAAATCCAAACGATGCAACATCGTCTTTAATACttaatgatattattatagaCGGAcgtaatatattaatatctAAATTTACAAATGATAAAGATGGAATATATCTACATAATcaagatatatataatcataataatacaacaaataattatcattataaaaaagatagAAAACAATACcttgaaaaaaaaagaataaacTTGAATAAAACAAATGATAATCCTACgcaaaatgaaaaaaaaaatgataacCAAACAATAGGTATGACAAATGATGATTTTAGAAAgcttttttttaaatcataA
- a CDS encoding putative ubiquitin-conjugating enzyme (transcript variant 2; alternatively spliced), with the protein MANIARELLKKQFIELTRDHNAGFSVGLVDESNFFEWNVCFEGPKNTLYEGGIYNATLSFPSDFPNHPPQMKFNQEMWHPNGVDIYNEQEKPEERWRPIWSVEGILVSVISMLNEPNLESPANVDAAVQLKNNIHEYKSKVRALARMC; encoded by the exons ATGGCAAATATAGCTAGAGAgcttttaaaaaaacaatttattg AGCTAACCAGAGATCATAATGCTGGTTTTTCTGTGGGTTTGGTAGATGAatctaatttttttgagTGGAATGTGTGTTTTGAAGGTCCAAAAAATACTTTATATGAAG GAGGCATATATAATGCTACTCTTTCATTTCCTTCTGATTTTCCAAATCATCCTCCTCAAATGAAATTCAACCAAGAAATGTGGCATCCCAATG GTGTCGATATTTATAACGAACAAGAAAAACCAGAAGAAAGATGGAGGCCTATATGGTCCGTTGAAGGTATTCTTGTCAGTGTCATTTCCATGTTAAATGAACCAAATCTAGAATCACCTGCTAATGTTGATGCAGCg GTgcaattaaaaaataatatacatgAATACAAAAGCAAAGTTAGAGCTTTGGCAAGAATGTGttaa
- a CDS encoding putative ubiquitin-conjugating enzyme (transcript variant 1; alternatively spliced), whose product MANIARELLKKQFIELTRDHNAGFSVGLVDESNFFEWNVCFEGPKNTLYEGGIYNATLSFPSDFPNHPPQMKFNQEMWHPNVFPDGRVCISILHPPGVDIYNEQEKPEERWRPIWSVEGILVSVISMLNEPNLESPANVDAAVQLKNNIHEYKSKVRALARMC is encoded by the exons ATGGCAAATATAGCTAGAGAgcttttaaaaaaacaatttattg AGCTAACCAGAGATCATAATGCTGGTTTTTCTGTGGGTTTGGTAGATGAatctaatttttttgagTGGAATGTGTGTTTTGAAGGTCCAAAAAATACTTTATATGAAG GAGGCATATATAATGCTACTCTTTCATTTCCTTCTGATTTTCCAAATCATCCTCCTCAAATGAAATTCAACCAAGAAATGTGGCATCCCAATG TTTTTCCTGATGGGAGAGTGTGTATAAGTATTTTACACCCTCCAG GTGTCGATATTTATAACGAACAAGAAAAACCAGAAGAAAGATGGAGGCCTATATGGTCCGTTGAAGGTATTCTTGTCAGTGTCATTTCCATGTTAAATGAACCAAATCTAGAATCACCTGCTAATGTTGATGCAGCg GTgcaattaaaaaataatatacatgAATACAAAAGCAAAGTTAGAGCTTTGGCAAGAATGTGttaa